The region TCATAATAGATCTGTCTGATGGTTAAACAATACTTTCAGATAAGTCTGGGGGAGAGGGCTGGCTTGGAAGAAAGTTGCTGTGAGCAGATGTCAAAGATAAAAAGAGGCTCGGAAATCTCTCTCCCAGTTTTTATCCTTTTGCTCTTTTCTCCTAcattcctctttcctcttccctttttctcctctctcttctttatcCCTGGATGGTGGTTTCACGGCGTCATGATCCCTGGCTTTGAAGTGCGTAACTTTGGCTCTTTTCACCTGTCCGTACCCCAGACCTTTCTGGTCTCTCTTCAGCACAGTTGGCACTGGCTGTTGCGGCCCCTCTCCCTCGGGCCCAAGTCCAGTCCCTGGTTTCCAGCCACAACGAACCATCATCTTGTAGCTGTTGCTGGAGGGGGGAAGACAGTAGTAGGGGGTGGGTGGAGGATGCCGCAGACTAAACTGATGTAGAGTAGAGGAGAGATGTGatgacaggctgctgctgtactTGCTACAACACACATCACACCACTGAGGCCTGGGGGCACTGGGGAGAGACAAATATTAAAAGGAACaagttaactttttttctttcttcaaacATTAGTCAGGTGccaaaatgtactttaaatcagtttttgcttgctgtaatcattccaGCCATTTACACAGGTCATTACAAGATCCCTTCCTACTGTGACGCTGAATGGAATGGagtcattgttaatgttatttatacctgtgcttttcctgcttggacaagtcaaaatgtctggcATGAGTGGGTGTATCCCTGTCACTGAAtttgttgtgctttattcagagctgttttcagtttcgCCACCACTTCAAGTAAGATATCCAAGGACCAActtctgttttttcccttttttggaAGCGTGTTTAGCTCACTCTCTAGCTGTGCCcttacacacacagtgagggaaGAAACATTTGCGTCAGCATATATGTTAACTGATAAGAAAAGTAAACAATGCCATTAAAAGGTGAGGTAATTTACAATCAGTGTCATGAATTCACAGATTGGCACTCCTTTTCACCCCTGTACCCGATGCTTCCTGACACTCACAGAATATTTTTAAACTGCAAAATGTCCTGAACCATGTCATAATTATGTTAGCTGCATTTATCGTGTACATTCAACAAAAGTTCAGGCAGACTTATGCAACAGTCCTGCCATAAACCtgccttcatgaaggttataaagTCTTTATTCAAACTAAAAGAGGTTTTATCTAAATGAATGATCATTTTGAAGGAAGCAGTTTGTCGTGCTTCTAACCTGAATTTCCTGATACAGAGAGATTTTTATTTAGCCTACCCTCTCTGCTATAAATAGGATGACAAAAATATTGtttacagaaaaagagagaactgCTATTTATACATTGCACAGACTAActgaaattaattaatatttgttttaatttgatttaaaactACATACAACTGTGACTGTGCAAACCTGCTATCAGATTGTGCGTGTTTCTGTTCACTTCTCCCATAGCATTCCAACTCCTCCAATACCTCACTGTGGccagctggggaaaaaaaatagacatgGATGAGTTCAATTTCACTGTACAGgcaaacacaaatgtaaagtTATGATAAGAGTTGAATGGTTATACCTTCCAGTGCCAGGTCTTTGGCATCCCTGCCCTGTGTATCAACCACTCCAACCCATGCTGCTCCatgttgcagcagcagcctcactGCGGCTCTTTTTCCAGACCAGCTTGCACACATTGTAGCCGTCCAGAAGAAAGTATCCTGGAGGGAAGCGGAGAATACAGATAAGTACAAATCAAATATTTCCTTGATGTCACTTTAAAAGACAGTGAGCTGTAGGGATTGTACCTGGAAGTTTATGTCGACCCCTTTTGAGAGCAGCTCTTTGAGGCCAGAGATGTCCCCTTCATGGGCACAGCGCAGCAACTTGAGCCCCTGGAGCTCCATGGACCTTTCTGAGTTGCTCCTGTCTCTTGCTGCCATCTCTCTCCTTTGGATTTCTTCCCTTTCACTACCAGTCCCTCTTTCCACTGCCGAAGTGGTTTGATCCTGCTGCACCTGAGCAGCCCTGACTCGCCTCCTGACTCGTCtattcttctgtttattttgatgCACCCTGTCATAGTCTTTTCGTCTTGATACTTCTTGTTCTTTAGCATCATCTTTCATTAAAGTTTCGTAAAACTGCCTGGCCTCTTCGCCACTAAGGGCACACTTTGTTTTAGAGCTGGACTGTCCTGTTGTCTCAATACGGAAAACATCCTGCTCACTGGCAGGAGTAAAGCCTAAACTAGTCATAAGGAGCGATTGTAATGTAAAGGGCTGTTGAAATGTGTAATAAGTGGGCTTGCACCACAGAAATGTCTTACATTTTATGAGCCACAGATATTATGTTAAGGTTATATTTGCTATTTGTTAGCAAAACAGCACGATAGCTAAATTGGCTAGCTTGTTTACTTTGACACATGGAAgggtgagtgattttctgtaaCACAATTCCCCACGTTATATTTAACCAAATACAAATTCCATATATTTAACTGAATGAGACAACAACTGGCAGTCAGTCTTTGTAGTCTTGGTTAGCCTaggttagcattagcatttagaTACGTGAACGGTTGTTAATTTAAAACGGCTTCAAGGGCTCGGTTCGTTATCACTACCCAAGTCGGCTCAAACCACAAACCGGACGAATATATAAACTAGAAGCAAAACTTACTTTTCTTTAATAATACGATAGTTACCTGAAGCTAACGTTaccctctcttcctgtttttaaacGCAGCACCGTGCGTAACAGTACGCGACTGAAGGCGAGCACTGCCCCCTGTCGGACTGGCTGTTTCCTTcctcaaggatcaaggatcaaggaactttattgtcataccaggacatttacatgttatggtacgaaattagtactcaggtcccagtttaagccatcaagagcaagacgtgaacaagaatgaaatctAAGCATAAGGGCAATGAAatctaaacataagggcaataaaatataaacattagagtagagaaataaatataacattagagaaaaataaaaataaacattagagcagaaatatataaacactgtgaaatttaaacaattaagtaaagtgaaaataagataagataaggaagccgaagttagcacgtgcataaatactcatgtgcaagtaggaggtag is a window of Toxotes jaculatrix isolate fToxJac2 chromosome 4, fToxJac2.pri, whole genome shotgun sequence DNA encoding:
- the gpank1 gene encoding G patch domain and ankyrin repeat-containing protein 1 gives rise to the protein MTSLGFTPASEQDVFRIETTGQSSSKTKCALSGEEARQFYETLMKDDAKEQEVSRRKDYDRVHQNKQKNRRVRRRVRAAQVQQDQTTSAVERGTGSEREEIQRREMAARDRSNSERSMELQGLKLLRCAHEGDISGLKELLSKGVDINFQDTFFWTATMCASWSGKRAAVRLLLQHGAAWVGVVDTQGRDAKDLALEAGHSEVLEELECYGRSEQKHAQSDSSAPRPQWCDVCCSKYSSSLSSHLSSTLHQFSLRHPPPTPYYCLPPSSNSYKMMVRCGWKPGTGLGPEGEGPQQPVPTVLKRDQKGLGYGQVKRAKVTHFKARDHDAVKPPSRDKEERGEKGKRKEECRRKEQKDKNWERDFRASFYL